DNA sequence from the Candidatus Limnocylindrales bacterium genome:
CAGTACAGCCACGAGCCCAACATCGCCACCTCGCGCTTCCTGTTGCGACACACGGCACCTGAGGATCTGCGCCGCGCGCTGCTGCCGGCCAAGAAGATCGCCGGCGAAGCGGCGCTCGGCGTGATGGAGCGCCATCTGGCGGGGCATGCATGGCTGGTGGGCGAGCGTTACGGCGTTGCCGACATCGCGCTCTACGCCTACACGCACGTGGCCGGCGAGGGCGGCTTCGATCTGGCGCCCTATCCGGCGGTGCGCGCGTGGCTCGACCGCGTGCGCGGCCAGCCCGGCCACAAGCCGATCACCTCGAGGTGATGCGCGCGGCGTGCCTCGCCAAGGCCACCGGCTGTGCTAGTGTGGCCCTGCCGGCAACGAGCGCCGGCAGGGAGAATGGCGTGTCCCATCCAGAGCTCAATGAGCGTCTCCAGGAGCTGCACCGTGAGCTTCACGGCCTGCAGGAGCTCGACGATCCCGAATCCCAGCGCCTGCTTGCCGAGCTCCGGCGCGACATCGAAGCGGTGCTGGCGCGCAGCGAGCACGAAGAAGGTCTTGCCGACCGCCTGAACGACATGGTCGAGCGATTCGAGCGGACCCATCCCACGCTGGCCAGCGCCATGGGCGCCGTGGCCGACCAGCTGGCGCGCATGGGAATCTGATCGCGCGCGTCTAGCCGGCATGGAGCATCTGGCCGAAGTCACTCGAACCATCGCACTGACGATGGGCGTGGCCTGGGCGGCAGGGCTCAACCTCTACGCCGCCATCCTGGTCCTCGGCGTGCTTGGCGCCTCCGGCAGCATGGACCTGCCGGCAGGCCTCGAGATCGTCGCCCATCCGCTCGTGATCTTCGCGGCCGCCCTGATGTACGTCGTCGAGTTCGTTGCCGACAAGGTTCCAGGCGTCGACACCGCCTGGGACGGAATTCACACGTTCGTGCGCATTCCTGCCGGCGCGCTGCTGGCGGCCGAGGCGGTCGGCAACGTCGATCCGGCCGTCTCGATGGCGGCCGCACTGCTCGGCGGCGCGGTCTCGGCCACCACGCACGCAGCCAAGGCCGGCACGCGCGTGCTCGTGAACACCTCGCCCGAGCCCTTCAGCAACGGCATCGTCTCCATCGCCGAGAATGCCGCGGT
Encoded proteins:
- a CDS encoding glutathione S-transferase family protein encodes the protein MLRLYDFLDSGNGYKVRLLLTQLAIPYELVEVDILSGQTRTPEFLEKNANGRIPLLELEDGRRLAESNAILCYLAEGTPMLPQDRWQRAQVLQWMFFEQYSHEPNIATSRFLLRHTAPEDLRRALLPAKKIAGEAALGVMERHLAGHAWLVGERYGVADIALYAYTHVAGEGGFDLAPYPAVRAWLDRVRGQPGHKPITSR
- a CDS encoding DUF4126 domain-containing protein; protein product: MEHLAEVTRTIALTMGVAWAAGLNLYAAILVLGVLGASGSMDLPAGLEIVAHPLVIFAAALMYVVEFVADKVPGVDTAWDGIHTFVRIPAGALLAAEAVGNVDPAVSMAAALLGGAVSATTHAAKAGTRVLVNTSPEPFSNGIVSIAENAAVFGGLYLATTYPIAFLVLFVAMCAFAAWFLPRLWRGVVTAFRRLGSLLRGQRMATAGAPTSIVDEDQRPTV
- a CDS encoding DUF4404 family protein, whose amino-acid sequence is MSHPELNERLQELHRELHGLQELDDPESQRLLAELRRDIEAVLARSEHEEGLADRLNDMVERFERTHPTLASAMGAVADQLARMGI